In one window of Rhodospirillales bacterium RIFCSPLOWO2_02_FULL_58_16 DNA:
- a CDS encoding short-chain dehydrogenase, with the protein MPTVLITGANRGLGFEFARQYCADGWRVIATCRKPEAADRLETLGCNAEVHPLDVADFAQVEALAHALDHEKIDLLINNAGVYGPKSSPLGALDFTAWEEVFRVNSMAPLKICECFADHVAGGKLKLMVTITSRMGSIDDNSSGGDYFYRASKAAVNAVMKSLSIDLKERGITVAVLHPGWVRTDMGGERAPIDAGQSITGMRKVIAGLKPSDSGKFLDFNGDEIPW; encoded by the coding sequence ATGCCCACAGTGTTGATCACCGGCGCCAATCGGGGACTGGGATTCGAGTTTGCCCGTCAATACTGCGCCGACGGCTGGCGGGTGATCGCCACCTGCCGCAAGCCGGAAGCGGCGGACCGGCTGGAAACCCTGGGCTGCAATGCCGAGGTCCATCCTCTCGACGTCGCCGACTTCGCCCAGGTGGAGGCCCTGGCCCACGCCCTTGACCACGAGAAAATTGATCTTTTGATCAACAACGCCGGCGTCTACGGGCCGAAATCGTCGCCGCTCGGCGCCCTGGACTTCACCGCCTGGGAGGAAGTGTTCAGGGTCAACTCGATGGCCCCCCTCAAGATATGCGAATGCTTCGCCGATCATGTGGCGGGCGGCAAACTCAAACTGATGGTGACGATCACCAGCAGGATGGGGTCCATCGACGACAACTCGTCGGGCGGCGACTATTTCTACCGCGCCTCCAAGGCGGCGGTGAACGCCGTCATGAAAAGCCTTTCCATCGACCTGAAGGAACGGGGCATTACGGTGGCGGTCCTGCATCCGGGCTGGGTGAGGACCGACATGGGCGGCGAAAGAGCGCCCATCGACGCCGGGCAAAGCATAACCGGAATGCGCAAGGTCATCGCCGGCCTGAAGCCCTCCGACAGCGGCAAGTTCCTGGACTTCAACGGCGACGAAATCCCCTGGTAG